The nucleotide window TAAGAAGAATTTCCCTGTGGCAGGAATTCTTCTTAAAACATGGGGATAAGAATTTTTCTGTAGCTAAACAAAAAGGGCTATACGGCGAGTTAATTACTATTGAAAGGCTGAATGACAAATTATGGCTCCCTGAAATTATTTCTGCTTGGGTAGGTCCATTAAAAAATGTTCAAGACTTTCAGTTCTCGACTTGTAATATTGAAACGAAGGTAACAAGTAATAGCTTAATTCGAATTCATGGAAATAAGCAGCTTTCCACGAATAATCAACGGAACCTATACCTTCATATTATAAAAATAAATCCATCTGAAGTGAATGGAGAAACAGTAATTGAAGTCGTAGAGCGTTTAGCTTCGAAGATGCCAAAGGATTCTCTTATTTTGGAAAAATTTCATGAAAAATTGTTTTCTTATGGGTATCCGATGGGAGGCTTTGATAACCCTATACGCTTGGAAATAGAAAAGGAAAACTTTTATGAAGTAAAAAAGGGTTTTCCAAAGTATCCAGAAATAGGTGGTATCCCACATGTTGAATATGACGTTGACCTAGCATTTGTGGAAGAATTTAAGGTGGAGAAAAAGCAAATATTAACGACCTTAAAAAATCAACCAAACAAACAGCAGCCCAAAAGAGCCTAGGTACCTAGGTTCTTTTGTTTTTTTATAAAATATCTCATTTGTTGGAGTAATTCCTTTTATTTAAAAGTAATATTAGTTTATACTCCAAATAGAACATATATTCCCTGTTAAAAATAGATAGATTTGGAGTTGGATATAATGTCAAATAAAAGTATAATAAATAATAGTATTAACAGCTATGAGGTGAAACGCATGGAACAGGGTAAAAAGTTTAAAGTTGCATCATTATTTGCAGGTGCCGGTGGACTAGACAAAGGCTTAGACCAATCAGAGGGTTTCGAAACTATTTATGCGAATGATATAGATAAAGATGCTTGTCAAACTTTTGCCTCTTGGTCAGATGCCGAGGTAGTTTGTGGTAACATCAAAAAGA belongs to Mesobacillus subterraneus and includes:
- a CDS encoding PD-(D/E)XK motif protein, whose protein sequence is MRSLWEKMHELDAKLPTTEAIIWKKVKSKKHHFYVFYNRVTKECHFAVELVESSKPDVVLPKCKGFQLGWKTIPFIKGARYALTITCREENNFSFFLRITEDLKSILEDINEEKKMVGTAIRRISLWQEFFLKHGDKNFSVAKQKGLYGELITIERLNDKLWLPEIISAWVGPLKNVQDFQFSTCNIETKVTSNSLIRIHGNKQLSTNNQRNLYLHIIKINPSEVNGETVIEVVERLASKMPKDSLILEKFHEKLFSYGYPMGGFDNPIRLEIEKENFYEVKKGFPKYPEIGGIPHVEYDVDLAFVEEFKVEKKQILTTLKNQPNKQQPKRA